In Ostrea edulis chromosome 4, xbOstEdul1.1, whole genome shotgun sequence, a single window of DNA contains:
- the LOC125668332 gene encoding golgin subfamily A member 6-like protein 22 isoform X2, with product MTEGGLFTSAHSVRNYRKEKTMTRSSIKDTGIRPSPYQEEKDIRENKLNPKDTVRVEVLQEKIKIDSKNHEKEKRKITSEKDHTINRLETDNENLKIEVVMKSDKIKQLDIANDKKDFLLQQKENIIKGMRDENENLKQRVEDLHQEIKHLEGEREKISEKHNQTMSTVERQSDRIKEMEERITALKTELDKVKSEREIHEKKMMEKITMMGDKMEAREKEARCREEERERKMEKREKQREEEAKRRERLREEESIKRERKNSEEAKKNMQRVEEKMEMIMSQLVRSTNLIQEDIKSNARGIPRNDNLVITEAKHFQIQNDNHYYGDHNHVRQPDAVNRGRIQPQTLYSFPATSSQSRRRINPRNLYR from the exons ATGACGGAGGGAGGCTTGTTCACGTCTGCACATTCAGTAAGAAACTATAGAAAAGAG aaaacCATGACCCGTTCTAGCATAAAAGACACTGGAATACGTCCATCGCCCTATCAGGAAGAAAAGGACATCAGAGAGAACAAACTCAACCCTAAAGATACGGTTCGAGTAGAGGTCTTAcaggaaaaaattaaaatagatTCCAAAAATCACGAAAAGGAGAAAAGAAAGATCACGTCCGAAAAGGACCACACTATAAATCGTCTGGAAACGGATAACGAAAACCTCAAAATCGAGGTGGTCATGAAGTCCGACAAAATTAAGCAGCTGGATATTGCCAATGATAAGAAGGACTTTCTACTTCAACAGAAAGAAAATATCATCAAAGGGATGCGCGATGAAAACGAAAACCTCAAGCAGCGTGTTGAGGACCTTCATCAGGAAATAAAACACCTAGAAGGCGAAAGGGAAAAGATTTCCGAAAAACATAACCAGACAATGTCGACGGTAGAGCGGCAAAGCGACAGAATAAAGGAAATGGAAGAAAGAATCACGGCACTGAAAACTGAGCTCGATAAAGTAAAATCAGAAAGAGAAATccatgaaaagaaaatgatggAGAAAATTACGATGATGGGAGATAAAATGGAAGCCCGTGAAAAAGAAGCAAGATGTCGCGAGGAAGAACGGGAGAGGAAGATggaaaaaagagaaaaacaGAGAGAAGAGGAAGCGAAACGGAGAGAGCGACTACGGGAAGAAGAATCCATAaaacgagagagaaaaaacagTGAAGAGGCCAAGAAAAACATGCAAAGGGTGGAGGAGAAAATGGAGATGATTATGAGTCAACTCGTTCGCAGCACAAATTTAATACAAGAAGATATCAAATCAAATGCTAGAGGTATACCCAGAAATGACAATTTAGTAATCACGGAAGCGAAACATTTTCAGATCCAAAACGACAACCATTATTACGGAGATCACAATCATGTAAGACAGCCAGACGCTGTCAACAGAGGAAGAATACAACCACAAACTCTGTATTCGTTTCCTGCGACTTCATCACAAAGCAGAAGAAGGATAAACCCACGAAATCTGTACAGATGA
- the LOC125668332 gene encoding trichohyalin-like isoform X1, translating to MTDRSRGSSARSRGSGHKEKTMTRSSIKDTGIRPSPYQEEKDIRENKLNPKDTVRVEVLQEKIKIDSKNHEKEKRKITSEKDHTINRLETDNENLKIEVVMKSDKIKQLDIANDKKDFLLQQKENIIKGMRDENENLKQRVEDLHQEIKHLEGEREKISEKHNQTMSTVERQSDRIKEMEERITALKTELDKVKSEREIHEKKMMEKITMMGDKMEAREKEARCREEERERKMEKREKQREEEAKRRERLREEESIKRERKNSEEAKKNMQRVEEKMEMIMSQLVRSTNLIQEDIKSNARGIPRNDNLVITEAKHFQIQNDNHYYGDHNHVRQPDAVNRGRIQPQTLYSFPATSSQSRRRINPRNLYR from the coding sequence aaaacCATGACCCGTTCTAGCATAAAAGACACTGGAATACGTCCATCGCCCTATCAGGAAGAAAAGGACATCAGAGAGAACAAACTCAACCCTAAAGATACGGTTCGAGTAGAGGTCTTAcaggaaaaaattaaaatagatTCCAAAAATCACGAAAAGGAGAAAAGAAAGATCACGTCCGAAAAGGACCACACTATAAATCGTCTGGAAACGGATAACGAAAACCTCAAAATCGAGGTGGTCATGAAGTCCGACAAAATTAAGCAGCTGGATATTGCCAATGATAAGAAGGACTTTCTACTTCAACAGAAAGAAAATATCATCAAAGGGATGCGCGATGAAAACGAAAACCTCAAGCAGCGTGTTGAGGACCTTCATCAGGAAATAAAACACCTAGAAGGCGAAAGGGAAAAGATTTCCGAAAAACATAACCAGACAATGTCGACGGTAGAGCGGCAAAGCGACAGAATAAAGGAAATGGAAGAAAGAATCACGGCACTGAAAACTGAGCTCGATAAAGTAAAATCAGAAAGAGAAATccatgaaaagaaaatgatggAGAAAATTACGATGATGGGAGATAAAATGGAAGCCCGTGAAAAAGAAGCAAGATGTCGCGAGGAAGAACGGGAGAGGAAGATggaaaaaagagaaaaacaGAGAGAAGAGGAAGCGAAACGGAGAGAGCGACTACGGGAAGAAGAATCCATAaaacgagagagaaaaaacagTGAAGAGGCCAAGAAAAACATGCAAAGGGTGGAGGAGAAAATGGAGATGATTATGAGTCAACTCGTTCGCAGCACAAATTTAATACAAGAAGATATCAAATCAAATGCTAGAGGTATACCCAGAAATGACAATTTAGTAATCACGGAAGCGAAACATTTTCAGATCCAAAACGACAACCATTATTACGGAGATCACAATCATGTAAGACAGCCAGACGCTGTCAACAGAGGAAGAATACAACCACAAACTCTGTATTCGTTTCCTGCGACTTCATCACAAAGCAGAAGAAGGATAAACCCACGAAATCTGTACAGATGA